Part of the Sorghum bicolor cultivar BTx623 chromosome 1, Sorghum_bicolor_NCBIv3, whole genome shotgun sequence genome, TGATACTATATCACCTCATTTAGACATGGAACTAGCTAGAATGGCCTCATTTAGACATGGAACCAAAAATTTTAGTACATAAGCTTCTTAGGATACTAAGAAAATGCTAGCTCAATTACAAAGGAGAtcctaggaacaccacctcctcTTCCAATGCACAGGTGACACTAACCAACCTCTTGGAGGTGCAGGTGCCAGCATCTCGATTTCTTCGGCCCGCGACAACAAAAAAGTTTACGGCTCTGTTCTTGATTTCGGACGAACACAACCACAGAACGGGaccctcttcttctttttcttctgccCGCCACCACGGTCCTTCCTTCCATACAGATAGTCTCTCAAAAGCACACGGGTGCGCTTATCAGAGACCTTGAGCCTTCTGTACTCGTGCTCTTCCtcaagcttgagcaagacataCTGTATCTTCTGAAGTTCCAGTTCCAACCTTGCCACATTTTCTGACCCTTTCTGCACCTGCTCGGAGATCTTCCTCCTGCTGGAATACCCTTCTCGCTCGGTGTTCATATTATCTGACAACGCAGGATAGTTCTCAGCCTTCCTGGTCAATTTGTTGTTGAAATTGATCTGTTCCAAGACAAAACCCTCTGTCTCATGCAGCTGCGTGCTCACACTGCTGTACTCAGAATTCATTGGGGATTTGCCCTTTGACGGCCCCTCCATTTTGTGCTTCAACTCCTCAATGCTCGCTTGGATGCTCAACAGCCTCTGAGCATCAGAAGTGAGCCTCTCAAGTACGTTCTTGCTCCACGCCTCATGAGGCTCTACAGCTCCCTTTGACACTTCTAGCTTATTGATTCCAAGGTCCCTTCCCCTTACTAGCTCAGACGAAGGGTATTCACTCTTCAGATCCTCGACCGCTTGTATGTCGTGCTCAGATGACGAGGACTTGGCCGTTTCGTTCTTGCAGCTCCTCTCTGCAGCCTCCCACAGCTGAAGCATATCGTCATCAAGTTCAACATTTGCACCAGTTCCAAGGGGATAGAGGGCAGCTCCAGCACCATATGGTGGACAAGTAGATATTTTGTCCAGCTCAATATCCTTCATGATCTGGACTTGCTTCCCTTTGGAGACCTCAACATCTTGTTTCTCAAGGTCAGAATATATTTCTTTTGCCTCCATGCGTGAGCTGCCTCTTGCTTTAAGCTCTTGAATTTCTGTACTTGCTGCTGCCAATTTAGCTGCAGACTTGGCTGACTCCTGATCTTGACGATCTTTAGCATTTAATACAACCACTTGAAGTGCTTCTATTCTTGCAATCAACCCTTGCAACTTTGGAGTTCCTTTGGGTAAGCAATGAGATTCCAGCCCGTCGTTGCCCTCTTGCACATGATGTACCCATGCAGTTTCCTGTAACAATCAAAGATCACTTGTCAAGAAGGGGAAGGATAGCATATATGACTGGAGGTGGCCTGATAAAGTGTCACATCCATGTAGTGCACGAACCATAGTAGAAATATCCAACAAATAATAAGTGATGCTACAAGGAAGAGcagttgccaaaaaaaaaagattacaATCAAGTAATATAAGTATTAAGAAATGGTCAAATTTTTATTTGCTGAAAGAATAGAATTGTTTTAACTACATGAAAGATTTCAAAAAGGGTGCCTAGTTAATAATAAGGACAAACAAAGAAGCTTACCTCTTTGCCTTCTGTACTACATGGTTTTGACAGAGAACGGGTATCTTCTTCCAGCACACTGACATGATCAGACAATGATGCTATGAGAGCTAGATGTGTGTTCAACTCAGCTTTTAGTTCTGCATGTTCTTCCTGAATGCCAGCCAACTTTTTCTGCAACTCCTCAACATGAGCATCTCGGGAAGAGATCTCCTTCATTAGCAACTCCTTTAGGGAtattgctctattctctgtaGCTTTACCATTCATCATAAGCTCGAATGCTTTTTCTTCATAAACCGCAGAATTCACAGAAGAGGTAATTGCATCATCCATCAGAACAACAAATTCCCTCTCACGCTGCTCAACCTCTGATTGCAATGCCTCATTGTCTTGGTGAAGAAGTAAAATTTCGTCATCCTTGCTAGAACACTGTTCAATCAGTCTTGTGATTTTCTTCTCCAGTTCTCCTTTCACCACTTTAGCACCTTCAATCGCAACCTGAAGAGACCCAACAACTCCACAGAGTTCCCGGTTCTTTTCTTGCAAGAGTTGAACCTTCTCTTCTGCTTCCATTAGCTCATCATCCTTCTGCACCAACTGTGTCATGCAATTCTCAAGTTCAACAACCAACTCCTGGCAGACACTTTGATTGATGTCCAAATCAAACTCTGAAAGGACTAATCGAGTTCTGAGAATTTCTACCAAGTAGATGAGATACTCCTTTAAGTGGCTATTTTCTGATTCAAGCACCACTGACCTTCTGCTCAGTTCATTGActttaagatcaagatcacccTTAGCCAAACTCAACAAAGCCATCTCATCGGTAAGAGAAGCCAATGCAGATACAATCTCATTATTATGTCCCCTAAAGAACAGGCACAAGTTCTCGAGCATCATGCATTCTTCAAGAACAGTATCATTCTCATCTTCCAAGGAATTGTACTTCCCACTCAAGGACTGATATTCCTTAGACAAGGACTCATTTTTTTCAGTCAGGTTGGAAATTTCATCTTGTGAGGTCTGGTAGGACTCCCTCAAGCAAGATAGTTTCTCTTGTATGATGAATACTTCAGTTTTCAGCACCTCCTCCCTTTCACTGCTTTCCTGCAATCCATTCCTTAGTTGTTCATTCTGTTCCAACATTTGTTGGTTTTTGTTTTGCAAAGAAAGAGACTCTGCTTCTCCACTCTCCACTTCTTTCTCAAGGGCGCACTTCTGTAAGTGCAGGTCTCTGAGCTCCATCCCTACTTGCAACAAAACTACTGAGAGAACTGAGAGCTCAGTGTCCATCAGCCTATTCGCATCTTCAGTTTCATCCCTAAGTCTCAGAATGTTAATGGTTTCATCTGAAACAGTCTGCAACAGAACTTCGTCCTCAGCTAAATCAGCAGGTCCTAGATCTTTGCAGATATTCAGAACCTTCATTTGCTTTGAAATCCCTTCCCTCAGTTTTCCATTGTGTGttagcaatgtttttctctcctcCCCATGATATCTAGCTTCCTCCATCAACTCTGAAACTAACATATTGGCTGAATGATTTTCCGCAGCATACTTTTGGCATTCAGTGAAAAGAGTGACCTTCTTGTCTTGCTCATCGACCAAACAGTTCTCCAAAATAACTGTGCTAATAGAAGCACTTATGTTTTTCTGCTGTTCCTGTTGAAGCACCTCCTCCATATAATGGTTTTTCTCTTGCAGAGAAGAAATTTGTTTCTCATAGCTGTTTGCTTGCAGTTGATGTGACTTTGCTGACACTTCAAATTCCTCGTTCTTAATTCTCAACTGATCCTGCAGTTCCCTTACTTGATCATGTGCAAAATCCTTCTCTCTGGATACAGAGGAGTGCTTCTGTTCCAGATTGGCATGCATACCTTCTAGGGCTTTCATGGCCAATGTAATGCTCTCCAGCTGAAACAAAGAATTTACACAATACATTATATGAGAAAAAGAATGTATGTACAGAAGGACATGAGATGAGACCAGTTCAAAAATTATGACAGTGTAACAATATTAATTTCTACTTcaataagaaaaaaaacttaGTATGTAGGTTTACATCAGTATGTACCTTAGAGAACAGGTGGTTCTTTTCAGCAGAAAGAGCTGAATTATTTGTTAGGTGAGCCTGGCAGGATTTTTCAGAATCTTTCAGCTTTGTTCTCAGTTCATCTAGCTCAGTTTTCATATCACTTAATGAGACATCCAAGATAGAATTCTTCTCTGAAGCCTCAGATAAACTTTTACCAAGGATCTCTAGCTCTGATGCAAGAACAGCCTTTTCAGAAACATGACAAGAAATTGCATCCTTCAGAGAGCTTTCTGAGGCCTGTAGTGCTTTTATATTCTCcctcaatgcatccacttcacCAGAAAGAGCTGAGTTATTTGCAAGGAGAGCTTGACAGGATTCTTCAGAATCTTTCAGCTTTGTTCTCAAATCTTCTAGGTCCATTTTCATATCAGATAATGAGATATCCAAGATAGAATTCTTCTCTGAAGCATCAGACAATCTTTTACCAAGGATCTCTATCTCTGATACAAGAACAGCCTTCTCAGAAACATGACCAGAAATTATATCCTTGAGAGAGCTTTCTGAAGCCTCAAGTGCTTTTATCTTCTCCCTCAATGCATCCATTTCACCAGAAAGAGCTGAGTTATTTGCAAGGAGAGCCTGACAGGATTCTTCAGAATATTTCAGCTTTGTTCTCAAATCTTCTAGGTCCATTTTCATATCAGATAATGAGATATCCAAGATAGAATTCTTCTCTGAAGCCTCAGATAATCTTTTACCAAGGATCTCTATCTCTGATACAAGAACAGCCTTCTCAGAAACATGACAGGAAATTATATCCTTGAGAGAGCTTTCTGAAGCCTCGAGGGCTTTTATCTTCTCCCGCAATGCATCCATTTCAGCATTTGCATCTGAAAGTGAGTTCTCCAAGAGTGAATATTCTTCAGATAGCTTCTCCACCTCTTGAAGTTTTTCCGAGAGAAGTGCCTTCTCAACCTCACTCCTTGCACACACCTCCTTCAGTTTTGAGTTTGTAATTTGCAATTCCTCAATCAACTTCTGGTTCATTGTTGCAGTAGTTTTTAGGGTATCCATCTCATCAACCAGAGTGTGATGTATCCCCTCTAGATTTTCCTTCTCTTCCCTTTGAGAAGTAAATTCTCTCTGAAGTGCTTCTTTTTCACCTATGTGTAACCCCATTTCTGCCTGAAGTTTCACATTCAAATCCTTCAATGCGTCCAATTCAAGATGAAGGTCCTTTATCATAAGCTCAGTAGAAAGATTCTGTTCACGAAGGATATGGATTTCCTCTGAATGCTTGGTTACAATGTTCTCAAGATCAACCTTACTGTTCTCC contains:
- the LOC8064896 gene encoding protein NETWORKED 1D, which translates into the protein MATVVRHDSRQYSWLWVSHISPKNSKWLQENITDMDTKVKAMIKLINEDADSFARRAEMYYKKRPELMKLVEEFYRAYRALAERYDQATGALRQAHRTISEAFPNQMPSMSDESPSAFSQEMEPHTPDMSTFTRAAFDSDDLQKDGVGLSPQHLTSKRNGTHPEETSAFSSRKGLKLFNDLSSSGENAPRAGFDGKVRKGLTFESPEVKGKDDISNEMANLQQEVARLLAESQTLKQQMLSESERANKAENEMQILKATVLQLNADKDTSLMQYNHSSERISTLESELSKAQADLEKLTDEMAADVQKLINAETLNIALQSEAEGLDQKMKMQQQELEEKLKELESFRSSFQEEHEKRMQAESALLSQGKELAQSHEEVQRLAIEIKMANEKLNELKQTKEVLEDTVCELKKDVERLTEQNLSSEVLIQKLGDEINTLKDSKNELQSEIQSLKSTISQLNTEKNAAELQHQQSVEQVSVLESQLSKLQSELDETEQKVQLLTQDLEKKKEEADNVHLKLQDECHRRMQIEATLLMTEGLHSQLQEEMKTLTQDFDGSTKKLSELENNKLDLESTLKELNNTILGLNSEKDAALLQQQQSLEKVSDLELELSKMQLEMEKSEQKILLLEQEIARKNENVDSLEITLKDECEKRLQAQTSLVSLDKMYSQSQEDVSRLQIEIEKQNVKLNELENLSSELNNTILLINTEKDATLHENQQSSARISDLESELMALKTELENVEGKVQMLEQELISKKQEADYLQISLQDETQKRVEGESSLLMMTNLHSESQNEVRGLALELEKLNGKLRQVENSKVDLENIVTKHSEEIHILREQNLSTELMIKDLHLELDALKDLNVKLQAEMGLHIGEKEALQREFTSQREEKENLEGIHHTLVDEMDTLKTTATMNQKLIEELQITNSKLKEVCARSEVEKALLSEKLQEVEKLSEEYSLLENSLSDANAEMDALREKIKALEASESSLKDIISCHVSEKAVLVSEIEILGKRLSEASEKNSILDISLSDMKMDLEDLRTKLKYSEESCQALLANNSALSGEMDALREKIKALEASESSLKDIISGHVSEKAVLVSEIEILGKRLSDASEKNSILDISLSDMKMDLEDLRTKLKDSEESCQALLANNSALSGEVDALRENIKALQASESSLKDAISCHVSEKAVLASELEILGKSLSEASEKNSILDVSLSDMKTELDELRTKLKDSEKSCQAHLTNNSALSAEKNHLFSKLESITLAMKALEGMHANLEQKHSSVSREKDFAHDQVRELQDQLRIKNEEFEVSAKSHQLQANSYEKQISSLQEKNHYMEEVLQQEQQKNISASISTVILENCLVDEQDKKVTLFTECQKYAAENHSANMLVSELMEEARYHGEERKTLLTHNGKLREGISKQMKVLNICKDLGPADLAEDEVLLQTVSDETINILRLRDETEDANRLMDTELSVLSVVLLQVGMELRDLHLQKCALEKEVESGEAESLSLQNKNQQMLEQNEQLRNGLQESSEREEVLKTEVFIIQEKLSCLRESYQTSQDEISNLTEKNESLSKEYQSLSGKYNSLEDENDTVLEECMMLENLCLFFRGHNNEIVSALASLTDEMALLSLAKGDLDLKVNELSRRSVVLESENSHLKEYLIYLVEILRTRLVLSEFDLDINQSVCQELVVELENCMTQLVQKDDELMEAEEKVQLLQEKNRELCGVVGSLQVAIEGAKVVKGELEKKITRLIEQCSSKDDEILLLHQDNEALQSEVEQREREFVVLMDDAITSSVNSAVYEEKAFELMMNGKATENRAISLKELLMKEISSRDAHVEELQKKLAGIQEEHAELKAELNTHLALIASLSDHVSVLEEDTRSLSKPCSTEGKEETAWVHHVQEGNDGLESHCLPKGTPKLQGLIARIEALQVVVLNAKDRQDQESAKSAAKLAAASTEIQELKARGSSRMEAKEIYSDLEKQDVEVSKGKQVQIMKDIELDKISTCPPYGAGAALYPLGTGANVELDDDMLQLWEAAERSCKNETAKSSSSEHDIQAVEDLKSEYPSSELVRGRDLGINKLEVSKGAVEPHEAWSKNVLERLTSDAQRLLSIQASIEELKHKMEGPSKGKSPMNSEYSSVSTQLHETEGFVLEQINFNNKLTRKAENYPALSDNMNTEREGYSSRRKISEQVQKGSENVARLELELQKIQYVLLKLEEEHEYRRLKVSDKRTRVLLRDYLYGRKDRGGGQKKKKKRVPFCGCVRPKSRTEP